The Scomber scombrus unplaced genomic scaffold, fScoSco1.1 SCAFFOLD_613, whole genome shotgun sequence genome has a window encoding:
- the ppp1r35 gene encoding protein phosphatase 1 regulatory subunit 35, whose amino-acid sequence MKPRPLQTGRKRNSKVVATVTPEPHIPRSIDALPQQPTSSQRKRRGGRHGGSPSQRAELPPTSSNEDSGCLEEAELHSTLALRAELQSLQGAEFNSQKAVQETLRKSERTKNLINSKATE is encoded by the exons atgaagccccgccccctccagacaggaaggaagaggaaCTCAAAG GTGGTTGCCACGGTAACCCCGGAGCCTCACATCCCACGGAGCATTGATGCGTTGCCTCAGCAGCCAACCAGCagccagaggaagaggagaggtgGTCGCCATG GTGGATCCCCCTCACAGAGGGCGGAGCTTCCTCCCACGTCGTCCAATGAGGATTCAGGATGTCTGGAGGAGGCGGAGCTACACAGCACACTGGCCCTGAGGGCGGAGCTTCAGTCACTGCAG GGGGCGGAGTTTAACTCCCAGAAGGCCGTTCAGGAGACTCTACGGAAATCAGAGAGGACCAAAAACCTGATCAACAGCAAAGCTACTGAAG